The Candidatus Bathyarchaeota archaeon genome window below encodes:
- a CDS encoding elongation factor 1-beta gives MARIVARFRVFPESIEVDLGELRNRIETSLPEGSRVEGSGEEPIAFGLKALIIGISMPEDVEGMMDKVEEALRSVEGVGEVQILAVTRVR, from the coding sequence GGTTCAGGGTCTTTCCTGAAAGCATAGAGGTCGACCTCGGGGAACTTAGGAACCGTATAGAGACATCTCTACCCGAGGGATCTAGAGTCGAGGGTAGCGGTGAAGAGCCTATAGCCTTCGGCCTTAAGGCCCTCATAATAGGGATCTCCATGCCTGAAGATGTCGAGGGCATGATGGATAAGGTCGAAGAGGCTCTAAGGAGCGTCGAAGGGGTCGGAGAGGTTCAGATCCTAGCGGTTACCAGAGTCAGGTGA
- a CDS encoding ThuA domain-containing protein, which produces MSRLLVLTHSAGFRHNYLTTAVEVLTRMGERSGLFDVYATEDCSEVTCDLLETCSAVLFMTSGELPMSERQREALIKFVRDGGGFVGVHNATDTFYKYPEYGRMIGGYFNGHPWTQEVYVIVEDNTHPSTRHLPQRFKVLEEVYTFKDWIRDRTHVLISLDNSSVDLSKGNREDNDYALAWCHSYGSGRVFYTAFGHFIKLWREEWFQKHLLGGILWVMRREE; this is translated from the coding sequence ATGTCTAGGCTTCTCGTCCTAACGCATTCGGCGGGTTTCAGACACAACTATCTGACGACAGCCGTGGAGGTTTTAACCAGGATGGGTGAAAGGTCTGGGTTGTTCGATGTCTATGCAACCGAGGACTGTTCGGAGGTTACCTGTGACCTACTGGAGACGTGCTCGGCGGTTTTATTCATGACCTCTGGCGAGCTCCCCATGTCTGAGAGGCAGAGGGAGGCGTTGATAAAATTCGTCAGAGACGGAGGGGGATTTGTAGGCGTACACAACGCTACAGATACTTTCTACAAGTATCCGGAGTATGGTAGGATGATAGGTGGATACTTTAACGGGCATCCGTGGACTCAGGAGGTGTACGTCATAGTCGAGGATAATACCCACCCATCGACTAGGCATCTACCTCAGAGATTCAAGGTTCTTGAAGAGGTCTACACGTTTAAAGACTGGATACGCGACAGGACACATGTTCTCATAAGCCTCGATAACAGCTCCGTGGACCTGAGTAAGGGTAATCGGGAGGATAACGACTACGCGCTTGCATGGTGTCACAGCTACGGCAGTGGAAGAGTGTTCTACACGGCATTCGGGCATTTCATAAAGCTATGGAGAGAAGAGTGGTTTCAGAAACATCTCTTAGGTGGAATACTCTGGGTCATGAGAAGGGAGGAGTAG
- a CDS encoding ABC transporter permease, whose protein sequence is MFKTLERIWAIAKKDIRIYYLKGPVMIFGLLIPLSLYLAYALGRSLEPEEAFSSIIAMSLFFTATAVGPVIAPWETRSHTLERLISAPVSMAIIITGDALASAAFGSAITLIATSFGLLVGLQIFNPLLMVLNLLVSSLCFSFFGLLLSSPPTDIPADVMMISTLLKFPMAFISGIFLPLNQMPEPLKYVALLSPLTYTTEVFRYSVYGEATFLPVQVELLILTGYMLFFIVASIKLHERSLPRRI, encoded by the coding sequence GTGTTTAAAACCCTAGAGCGTATATGGGCTATAGCGAAGAAGGATATACGCATCTACTACCTCAAAGGACCGGTTATGATATTTGGGCTTCTGATCCCGCTGTCCCTCTATCTGGCCTACGCCCTAGGTAGAAGCTTAGAGCCTGAGGAAGCCTTCTCGAGCATAATCGCGATGAGCCTATTCTTCACGGCGACCGCCGTGGGGCCCGTAATAGCGCCATGGGAGACACGTTCGCATACGCTGGAGAGGCTTATCTCAGCCCCCGTTAGCATGGCCATCATAATCACAGGCGATGCGTTGGCCTCGGCGGCGTTCGGATCGGCTATAACGCTCATAGCCACGTCGTTCGGACTACTGGTGGGTCTTCAGATATTCAACCCACTACTGATGGTTCTTAACCTACTGGTTTCATCCCTATGCTTCTCCTTCTTCGGGCTTCTACTATCTTCACCTCCGACAGATATACCTGCTGACGTCATGATGATATCGACCCTGCTTAAATTCCCCATGGCATTCATAAGCGGAATATTCCTACCCTTAAACCAGATGCCTGAGCCGCTTAAATACGTGGCGTTACTTTCGCCTTTAACCTACACGACCGAAGTTTTCCGATACTCGGTCTACGGGGAAGCCACGTTTCTACCGGTGCAAGTAGAGCTTCTAATACTCACCGGCTACATGTTGTTCTTCATAGTGGCCTCGATAAAGCTTCATGAGAGAAGCCTGCCGAGAAGAATATGA
- a CDS encoding ATP-binding cassette domain-containing protein has protein sequence MIAIEAIDLYKRFGNLVAVDGVTFKVGSGEIFGFLGPNGAGKTTTLRMLTGILPPDKGKAVVLGLDVWENPIKVRERIGIVPEASNVYIDLTVWQNMMLMAELYGVPKDVRASRAKSLLDAMGLLKRKDEKAKRLSKGLRQRLLVCMALIHEPELLFLDEPTTGLDVQSAREIRDMLRRMNREEQVTIFLTTHNMWEAEQLCHRVAVINHGKIAAVSGVEELKNTVSRLHTIETRFEETVDPSGFSEALGCDVAVLEGGRYRVQVEDVDEAIRRIVDYTQERNLRILSLNVVQPSLEDVFLEILKR, from the coding sequence ATGATCGCCATAGAAGCCATCGATTTGTATAAGCGGTTTGGAAACCTGGTGGCGGTAGACGGTGTAACCTTCAAAGTGGGCTCTGGAGAGATCTTCGGCTTTCTAGGGCCTAACGGTGCGGGGAAAACCACGACCTTGCGTATGCTGACAGGGATCCTACCGCCAGACAAGGGTAAAGCCGTTGTCCTAGGGCTCGACGTATGGGAAAACCCGATAAAAGTTAGGGAGCGTATAGGCATAGTCCCTGAGGCTTCAAACGTGTACATAGACTTGACGGTGTGGCAGAACATGATGCTTATGGCAGAACTCTACGGCGTCCCCAAAGACGTTAGGGCTTCTAGGGCTAAATCGCTATTAGATGCTATGGGTCTTCTTAAGCGTAAGGACGAGAAGGCTAAACGGTTGTCTAAGGGTTTGCGTCAGAGGCTTCTCGTATGTATGGCGTTGATCCACGAGCCTGAGCTCCTTTTCCTCGACGAACCGACGACAGGCTTAGATGTGCAGAGCGCCCGTGAGATAAGGGACATGCTCCGTAGGATGAATAGGGAGGAGCAGGTTACGATCTTCTTGACCACGCATAACATGTGGGAGGCTGAGCAGCTATGCCATAGGGTCGCTGTCATAAACCATGGGAAAATAGCGGCGGTTAGCGGCGTAGAGGAACTGAAGAATACGGTCAGCCGCCTACATACGATAGAAACTCGTTTCGAAGAAACGGTCGACCCAAGCGGTTTCTCTGAGGCTTTGGGATGCGACGTAGCCGTTTTAGAAGGGGGGAGATACAGGGTTCAGGTCGAAGACGTAGATGAGGCTATACGTCGTATAGTCGACTACACGCAGGAACGGAATTTGAGGATCCTCAGCCTAAACGTTGTTCAACCCAGTCTAGAAGACGTTTTCCTAGAAATTTTAAAGAGGTGA
- a CDS encoding Lrp/AsnC family transcriptional regulator, translated as MDNRIDEKDLKILRELLTDARLSYREIARRVNLSVATVKARVEKLQRLGVIKGYTVILDPDKLGYDVSAVVEIMISKGRLREVEEQLAKNPHVYAVYDVTGTCDAMILARFRNRGELSKFVKSMLAMDYVERTITHLILRVVKEDPRVYI; from the coding sequence ATGGACAATCGTATAGATGAGAAGGACCTGAAGATCCTGAGGGAGCTCCTCACCGATGCCAGGCTCTCCTATAGGGAGATCGCTAGGCGTGTCAACCTTTCGGTAGCCACGGTTAAGGCTAGGGTAGAGAAGCTTCAAAGACTCGGTGTGATAAAGGGCTACACGGTGATTCTGGACCCCGATAAGCTCGGCTACGACGTCTCCGCCGTAGTAGAGATCATGATATCGAAAGGTAGGCTTAGAGAGGTGGAGGAGCAGCTCGCCAAAAACCCGCATGTCTATGCGGTTTACGACGTGACCGGAACTTGCGACGCCATGATTCTTGCGAGGTTCAGGAACCGAGGCGAGCTGAGTAAGTTTGTCAAATCTATGCTTGCTATGGACTATGTAGAACGTACGATAACGCATTTAATCCTTAGAGTGGTGAAAGAAGACCCTAGGGTATACATTTAG
- a CDS encoding EamA family transporter — MNLLNTLTKKAPWLNRYATMYIAWVIVFLSFSSASILVVLSNATAVSCAFWRVFLASLMLWSARLLRGGVRGFSALNRATAYSILAGLFLAIHFLLWMESLFLVPVAVSTTVVVTYPLLSVLIDRIVFKENLYPLQIVGLVAGFIGVFLFMQPWVLGAYNSYGVLLSFGGAIAAACYFSLGRSIRRGASLTGYTLPAYTSASVFLLVYALVSGEELINYPLQAYLCFILLALIPMVGGHTLVNYMLRYVKTSVATSIALAEPIGASILAYFILNQQLDLSKVLVMTITLSSIAAVIIQEVRSKSELT, encoded by the coding sequence ATGAATCTCTTAAACACTTTAACTAAGAAGGCTCCTTGGCTAAATCGGTATGCGACGATGTATATTGCATGGGTAATCGTATTTCTCAGCTTCTCCTCAGCCTCCATATTGGTAGTGCTATCCAACGCGACGGCCGTTTCCTGCGCCTTCTGGAGGGTTTTCCTAGCCAGTTTAATGTTATGGTCTGCTCGTCTTCTCCGCGGCGGGGTTAGGGGATTTTCAGCCCTAAACCGTGCTACCGCATACTCTATATTAGCAGGATTATTTCTAGCCATACATTTTCTACTCTGGATGGAGTCTCTTTTTCTAGTTCCCGTGGCCGTAAGCACGACGGTCGTGGTCACCTATCCTCTACTTTCGGTGCTGATAGACCGCATAGTTTTTAAAGAAAACCTGTATCCGCTTCAGATAGTAGGGCTTGTCGCTGGTTTTATAGGGGTTTTCCTGTTCATGCAGCCATGGGTTTTAGGGGCCTATAACAGCTACGGTGTCCTACTATCCTTTGGAGGCGCCATAGCCGCCGCATGCTATTTCAGCCTAGGTAGGTCTATCCGTAGAGGGGCAAGCTTAACCGGTTACACCCTACCCGCGTATACAAGCGCCTCAGTCTTTCTCCTCGTTTATGCCCTGGTCTCAGGGGAAGAACTGATAAACTATCCTCTTCAAGCGTATCTATGTTTCATATTGCTGGCTTTGATACCGATGGTCGGAGGACATACGCTGGTTAACTACATGCTAAGATACGTGAAGACGAGCGTAGCCACTTCGATAGCTTTAGCCGAGCCCATAGGCGCGTCGATACTCGCATATTTCATCCTAAACCAACAACTGGACTTATCTAAAGTCCTCGTCATGACCATAACCCTGTCCTCCATAGCGGCGGTCATAATCCAAGAAGTCAGGTCGAAGAGTGAACTCACCTAA
- the maf gene encoding septum formation protein Maf — protein MYAKRLYLASESERRIQILRRLGVEFTVLKPKTTEIHRGEPRSIAVSNALSKARSVIDAIDQGLIIAADTVVVIDGTVLGKPGDEEDAKRMLRMLSGRWHTVLTGLAVLTAPERLEFTSFEETRVKFKKLSDREVEFYVATGEPFGKAGGYAIQGYASLFIDRLEGCYFNVVGLPVRRLYGLLRKAGVDLLDYVSVCFRGSSLNRCY, from the coding sequence ATGTACGCTAAGAGGCTGTACTTAGCGTCTGAGTCTGAGAGAAGGATCCAGATCCTCAGACGGCTTGGGGTCGAATTCACGGTGCTTAAGCCGAAGACAACGGAGATTCATCGAGGCGAACCTAGGTCTATAGCGGTCTCCAACGCATTATCTAAGGCTAGAAGCGTCATAGACGCCATCGACCAAGGACTCATCATAGCAGCCGATACCGTCGTCGTCATCGATGGGACGGTTTTAGGTAAACCTGGGGATGAGGAGGATGCTAAACGTATGCTTAGGATGCTCAGCGGTAGGTGGCATACCGTTCTAACCGGTCTAGCGGTCCTAACGGCTCCAGAGCGTCTTGAATTCACCTCGTTCGAGGAGACCCGTGTCAAGTTTAAGAAGCTATCCGATAGAGAGGTGGAGTTTTACGTGGCCACAGGTGAGCCCTTCGGAAAAGCGGGGGGATATGCGATCCAAGGCTACGCAAGCCTCTTCATAGATAGGCTTGAGGGGTGTTACTTCAACGTAGTAGGGCTACCTGTAAGAAGGCTTTATGGACTTCTTAGAAAGGCTGGAGTAGACTTGCTAGACTACGTATCCGTATGTTTCCGAGGGTCAAGCTTAAATCGATGCTACTGA
- a CDS encoding MoaD/ThiS family protein, translating to MKTVEIHVKLLGFLARLYGSGEAALRFDESPRLRDLLEKLAGRKRRFRKAIFDEDGGLRWNLLILVNRRDISVLEGLDTRLRDGDEVVLAPVSHIG from the coding sequence ATGAAAACGGTGGAGATACATGTCAAGCTCTTAGGCTTCCTTGCGCGTCTCTATGGTTCAGGCGAAGCAGCCCTACGGTTCGATGAAAGCCCGAGGTTGAGAGACCTACTAGAGAAGCTGGCTGGACGTAAGAGACGCTTCAGGAAGGCTATATTCGACGAAGATGGTGGTCTAAGGTGGAATCTACTGATCCTAGTAAACCGTAGGGACATAAGTGTGCTCGAAGGATTGGATACTCGGCTTAGGGATGGGGATGAAGTCGTCTTAGCGCCTGTATCGCACATCGGTTAA
- the glnA gene encoding type I glutamate--ammonia ligase — translation MKEEAVKKAIELLKKNRVRWVHSTFVDIRGLMQDVVVPARAYVEGGAFTHGIGFDGSSVRGFKPIDESDMVLKPDPETLAIIPWTQDDAQRSAIVIGDIYEAYGSTGPSEVCPRGYVAKRAVKEAEAMGYTGCFGPELEYFVFSSIDPTKLVWDPWVSPNGGRGDSWGPPRVLPESPEIKPGGYFLRPKEAYFRPPPEDTTLEYRNEVASILEDYFGFRVEMHHHEVATAGQLEIDFQYGELVKTADRTIYYKFVAKNVAKRHGMLATFMPKPVYLDNASGMHIHVSLWRDGRNVMYDEDDEYAEISQTARYFIGGLLEHARALTAICCPTVNSYKRLVPGFEAPIYVMWSRRNRSALVRIPVYFKGPEFASVKRVEFRAADPSCNPYLAFSCILMAGLDGVRRKIDPGDPVDENVYELTPERRRALGIKELPTTLKDALEEMESDELIRRTLGDHLFDAFIEYKTNDWNQYCLYVTPWEIMKYLDY, via the coding sequence ATGAAAGAAGAAGCGGTAAAGAAAGCCATAGAGCTTCTTAAGAAGAACCGGGTGAGATGGGTACACTCGACATTTGTCGACATAAGAGGTTTGATGCAGGACGTGGTGGTCCCAGCTAGGGCGTATGTCGAAGGAGGCGCGTTCACCCATGGAATAGGGTTCGACGGCTCCTCTGTAAGGGGGTTCAAGCCTATAGATGAGTCGGATATGGTGCTTAAGCCAGACCCGGAGACCCTGGCTATAATCCCTTGGACACAGGACGACGCTCAGAGAAGCGCGATAGTGATCGGAGACATCTATGAAGCCTACGGTAGCACCGGGCCTTCTGAGGTTTGTCCGAGAGGCTATGTCGCGAAGAGGGCTGTGAAAGAGGCCGAGGCGATGGGATACACCGGGTGCTTCGGCCCAGAGCTCGAATACTTCGTCTTTTCATCCATAGACCCGACCAAGCTAGTCTGGGACCCTTGGGTCAGCCCGAACGGGGGCAGAGGCGACTCATGGGGTCCGCCAAGGGTTCTACCCGAGTCCCCGGAGATAAAGCCTGGGGGATACTTCTTGAGACCTAAGGAGGCCTACTTCAGACCCCCACCTGAGGATACGACGTTGGAGTATCGTAACGAGGTTGCTTCCATACTCGAAGACTACTTCGGGTTTAGGGTCGAGATGCATCACCACGAGGTTGCGACAGCCGGTCAGCTTGAGATAGACTTCCAATACGGCGAATTGGTTAAAACAGCCGATAGGACTATATACTATAAGTTCGTGGCTAAGAACGTCGCCAAGAGGCATGGGATGCTTGCGACTTTCATGCCTAAACCCGTTTACCTCGACAACGCCAGCGGCATGCACATCCACGTCTCTCTCTGGAGAGACGGGAGGAACGTCATGTACGACGAGGACGACGAATACGCCGAGATCAGTCAAACCGCCAGATACTTCATAGGCGGGCTTTTAGAGCATGCAAGGGCCTTAACGGCCATATGCTGCCCGACCGTCAACTCGTATAAGAGGCTGGTCCCGGGGTTTGAGGCACCGATCTACGTGATGTGGTCCCGCCGTAACAGGTCGGCTCTAGTTAGGATCCCGGTATACTTCAAAGGTCCAGAGTTCGCCTCGGTGAAGAGGGTTGAATTCAGGGCAGCCGACCCATCTTGTAACCCGTATCTAGCGTTTTCATGCATCCTCATGGCTGGGCTGGACGGGGTTAGGAGGAAGATAGACCCTGGCGACCCTGTGGATGAGAACGTCTACGAGCTGACTCCTGAGAGACGGCGTGCGCTCGGTATAAAGGAGTTGCCTACTACCTTGAAGGACGCCTTAGAGGAGATGGAGAGCGACGAGCTCATACGTCGAACCCTGGGAGATCACCTCTTCGACGCGTTCATAGAGTATAAGACAAACGACTGGAACCAGTACTGCCTATACGTGACGCCGTGGGAGATAATGAAGTACCTCGACTACTAG